In the Paramormyrops kingsleyae isolate MSU_618 chromosome 6, PKINGS_0.4, whole genome shotgun sequence genome, one interval contains:
- the col9a3 gene encoding collagen alpha-3(IX) chain, producing MTSMAVSSALWLFFLGQLLTSTLAQRPSPRGPVGLPGPAGPPGKDGIDGKPGPPGLPGKPGPNGKQGPPGRLGSAGLPGLPGVDGLPGPDGPAGKDGPPGTRGDLGPPGPAGPAGRGRPGAPGPSGPNGLQGAAGPQGPVGLEGPPGLPGPPGPDGLPGLSGAFPDGNGDVLCPAICPAGPSGAPGMPGFKGHTGHKGEKGEVGKDGEKGDSGPPGPPGIPGTVGLQGPRGLRGLQGPVGPVGDRGASGFRGKPGIAGVIGKTGEVGERGPEGFKGPKGDIGKIGPKGGPGRLGPKGEPGIPGRDGKDATHGLDGEKGDAGRTGVPGEKGPNGLPGLPGKAGSKGAKGAVGDQGKMGEAGPSGEPGIPGDIGIPGERGEPGPRGLAGGTGLQGPPGAAGVRGFQGPKGDLGEPGLPGPTGIRGEFGERGPVGAGGPKGDMGVAGSDGLPGENGEPGPFGPVGQKGGPGNQGELGPKGVVGPQGEMGPRGLPGKPGTMGFQGEQGLPGIAGKTGVPGKLASEQHIRELCSDMIDDQMAQLAANLRRPLAPGTVGRPGPAGPPGQPGETGVIGHPGSRGPPGYRGLPGDLGDPGPRGDVGENGDKGPLGKAIEGPTGDQGHQGFPGVSGIVKDGRDGTPGDPGEPGEPGRMGRPGHQGPPGICDTSACQGAVAAGKSTNPKKH from the exons ATGACATCCATGGCTGTGTCCTCAGCTCTCTGGCTGTTTTTTCTTGGCCAGCTTTTAACATCTACCTTGGCCCAG AGACCCAGCCCACGGGGGCCAGTCGGGCTGCCAGGACCTGCAGGACCACCAGGGAAAGATGGCATTGAT GGCAAACCCGGCCCACCAGGATTACCTGGCAAACCC GGACCTAATGGGAAGCAGGGACCTCCAGGTCGCCTGGGCAGTGCGGGCCTTCCTGGTCTTCCCGGCGTGGAT GGTTTACCGGGTCCAGATGGGCCTGCTGGGAAGGATGGGCCACCAGGAACAAGG GGAGATCTAGGACCTCCTGGGCCAGCAGGGCCTGCA gGCAGAGGGAGACCTGGGGCCCCA GGGCCCTCAGGGCCGAATGGGCTCCAAGGTGCAGCAGGGCCACAGGGGCCGGTG GGGCTTGAGGGTCCTCCAGGTCTTCCTGGGCCACCAGGGCCTGATGGACTTCCA GGTCTTTCAGGGGCATTTCCTGATGGCAACGGAGATGTTCTG TGCCCAGCGATCTGCCCTGCAGGTCCCTCTGGTGCTCCTGGGATGCCAGGATTCAAG GGTCACACAGGTCACAAGGGTGAAAAGGGCGAGGTTGGCAAAGATGGAGAGAAG GGTGACTCTGGGCCACCAGGCCCACCTGGCATTCCTGGCACCGTCGGTCTCCAG GGTCCCCGTGGACTGAGGGGACTTCAGGGCCCCGTGGGGCCAGTGGGTGACAGA ggTGCGTCTGGTTTCCGTGGCAAGCCCGGTATTGCTGGTGTCATTGGCAAAACA GGTGAAGTTGGAGAGAGAGGCCCTGAGGGATTCAAGGGACCAAAGGGGGACATT GGTAAAATTGGTCCAAAAGGAGGTCCAGGAAGATTAGGACCTAAAGGGGAAcca GGAATTCCGGGCAGGGATGGGAAGGATGCCACTCATGGCTTAGATGGAGAGAAA GGTGACGCAGGTCGAACCGGGGTTCCAGGCGAAAAAGGCCCTAATGGTCTTCCT GGTTTGCCGGGAAAGGCAGGTTCCAAAGGGGCCAAAGGTGCAGTT GGTGATCAAGGGAAAATGGGAGAGGCGGGACCTTCTGGAGAGCCAGGTATTCCT GGTGATATTGGCATTCCTGGCGagaggggtgagcctggccctAGAGGACTGGCA GGGGGCACTGGACTGCAAGGACCCCCTGGAGCTGCGGGTGTCAGGGGTTTCCAG GGGCCGAAAGGAGATCTGGGAGAACCCGGCCTTCCTGGTCCGACCGGAATCCGTGGGGAATTTGGTGAGAGG GGTCCAGTCGGAGCTGGAGGCCCCAAAGGAGACATG GGTGTAGCAGGAAGTGACGGTCTTCCTGGGGAGAACGGAGAACCG GGTCCATTTGGCCCCGTAGGACAGAAAGGCGGG CCAGGGAACCAGGGCGAGCTGGGGCCAAAGGGTGTGGTAGGACCGCAGGGTGAGATGGGCCCCAGGGGACTGCCGGGAAAGCCGGGAACGATGGGCTTCCAAGGGGAACAGGGCCTGCCTGGCATTGCAGGAAAGACCGGCGTTCCT GGTAAACTGGCAAGTGAACAGCACATCAGAGAGCTGTGTAGCGACATGATTGATG ATCAGATGGCACAACTGGCCGCTAATTTAAGGAGACCGCTGGCTCCTGGTACGGTTGGCCGCCCAGGACCTGCTGGTCCTCCTGGTCAGCCTGGGGAAACAGGTGTGATAGGACATCCTGGATCTCGTGGTCCACCAGGGTACCGGGGCCTTCCAGGTGATCTTGGcgacccaggtcccagag GTGATGTTGGTGAAAACGGAGACAAAGGACCACTTGGTAAAGCCATTGAAGGGCCAACAGGAGACCAAGGACACCAAG GTTTTCCAGGAGTGTCTGGAATAGTCAAAGATGGGCGAGACGGTACCCCTGGAGATCCAGGAGAGCCGGGAGAACCAGGACGGATGGGCAGACCAGGACACCAGGGTCCTCCGGGGATCTGCGACACGTCGGCATGCCAGGGAGCAGTCGCTGCCGGGAAGTCAACCAATCCCAAGAAACATTAA
- the ogfr gene encoding opioid growth factor receptor, translating into MEDDLVCEYDSTWDTESDGDDLVENVTRRSSQDKTQKSWGFWSNPSSRNLRAAKDMQNYRRGYPNIQEEENQEERMNNLKFYLNEITSSPDEVSIEAFHKEWKTDYKRLERVHSYIQWLFPLREPGVNYMASELTKKEIQEFRKSEEAKKRLVESYELMLGFYGIQLNDKETGEVKRADNWRERFANLERNMHNNLRITRILKSLGELGFEHYQAPLVHFFLEETLVRKNLSTVKRSVLDYFVFAVRDKKERRTLIKYAFQHYEPKDKFVWCPRKIQKRLKKKSEKKPEVASNRETPTTEDARSRNLAKGGEAVSARKEEKSPSNPTETQKLNADETSADSSKLLEGSSVDLEPPTKMSDDQQVLDQEEMDQSSSTESSLEKNKDEKKEEESLCRSNSTSELVPDPTDSETAQEKQDEKKKEESAEDSNSCMGEELPNNELETKVTESPVNGPKESQECPPNTESRRTAREGPGDVSPPPEERRAEKQPRTDFGDLSLALSNGEMPDVADMTSKDACNGSNASMQSSVTAPQDNSNTAGNQWTNGTNGHNCGEPMDIETVASTDMEVEKL; encoded by the exons ATGGAGGACGATTTAGTTTGTGAATACGACTCCACCTGGGACACAGAAAGCGATGGAGACGACCTGGTGGAAAACGTAACGCGGAGATCCAGCCAGGATAAAACGCAGAAATCCTGGGGTTTT TGGTCAAATCCATCTTCAAGAAACCTGCGTGCTGCAAAAGACATGCAGAACTACAGGCGGGGATATCCA AATATCCAGGAAGAAGAAAACCAAGAGGAAAGAatgaataatttaaaattttacctAAATGAAATTACTTCATCCCCTGATG AAGTCTCAATAGAAGCTTTTCACAAAGAATGGAAGACAGACTATAAAAGACTGGAGAGAGTCCATTCCTACATTCAGTg gttgtttcctCTACGAGAACCTGGGGTGAACTATATGGCCAGTGAACTTACCAAGAAGGAGATCCAG GAATTCAGAAAAAGTGAAGAGGCAAAGAAGAGACTCGTGGAATCCTATGAACTGATGCTGGGATTTTATGGCATACAGCTAAATGACAAGGAGACTGGAGAGGTCAAGCGTGCCGATAACTGGAGGGAGCGATTTGCAAACCTTGAACG aaacatGCACAACAACCTTCGCATCACTCGTATCCTAAAGAGCCTGGGGGAACTGGGGTTTGAGCACTATCAGGCCCCACTAGTACATTTTTTCCTGGAAGAGACGCTGGTCCGGAAGAACCTGAGCACAGTGAAGCGTAGTGTGCTGGACTACTTTGTGTTTGCAGTCCGGGATAAGAAAGAAAGACGGACACTTATCAAGTACGCCTTTCAGCACTATGAGCCCAAGGACAAATTTGTTTGGTGTCCTCGGAAGATTCAGAAACGGCTTAAGAAGAAGTCTGAGAAGAAACCAGAGGTAGCCAGCAACCGAGAGACCCCAACAACTGAGGACGCACGCTCAAGGAACTTAGCCAAGGGTGGTGAAGCTGTGAGTGCTCGGAAGGAGGAGAAGTCACCCAGCAACCCAACAGAGACCCAGAAGCTGAATGCGGATGAAACAAGCGCAGACTCAAGCAAGCTACTTGAGGGATCTTCAGTTGACCTTGAGCCACCAACAAAAATGTCAGATGATCAACAGGTCTTAGACCAAGAAGAGATGGATCAATCTAGCAGCACTGAATCCAGCCTTGAAAAGAACAAAgatgaaaaaaaagaagaagagagCCTCTGCAGATCTAATAGTACCAGTGAACTGGTGCCAGATCCAACTGATTCTGAAACTGCCCAGGAAAAACAAGACGAGAAGAAAAAGGAAGAATCAGCTGAAGACTCAAACAGTTGCATGGGGGAGGAGCTTCCCAACAACGAACTGGAGACAAAGGTAACTGAATCCCCAGTTAATGGTCCCAAGGAGTCCCAAGAGTGTCCCCCAAACACAGAGTCTCGTAGAACGGCAAGGGAAGGACCTGGAGATGTTTCCCCTCCTCCAGAAGAAAGGCGAGCTGAAAAGCAGCCCAGGACCGACTTTGGTGACCTGTCCCTCGCGCTTAGTAATGGGGAAATGCCAGACGTGGCCGACATGACAAGCAAAGATGCATGCAATGGTTCAAACGCATCAATGCAGAGCAGTGTCACAGCACCCCAGGACAACAGTAATACAGCTGGAAATCAATGGACAAATGGAACAAATGGCCATAACTGCGGAGAACCAATGGACATTGAGACTGTTGCAAGTACTGATATGGAGGTGGAAAAGCTGTGA